The Candidatus Rokuibacteriota bacterium genome contains a region encoding:
- a CDS encoding metal ABC transporter ATP-binding protein, translating into MPDPLVQLRSVSLGYGGIAVVREVTLTVHEGDFLAFVGPNGSGKTTLLRALTGTLAPLGGEILRPRGPIACGYVPQERDLDPAFPFSALDVVLLGRVSRLGPGRRPARRDREICLDALTRVGMTSLSRAPFQDLSGGQKQRVLIARALATEPAMLVLDEPTSGMDLRAEQEIMDLIAGLQRRQLTTVMASHNLHAVAHWAKRIAIVDRERELFRIGDASDILTDKTLTALYGLDVRVREVDGRRTIVTGGDPC; encoded by the coding sequence ATGCCGGACCCTCTGGTTCAGCTCCGCTCGGTGAGCCTCGGCTACGGAGGCATCGCGGTCGTCAGAGAGGTGACGCTCACCGTCCATGAGGGGGATTTCCTGGCCTTTGTCGGACCGAACGGGAGCGGCAAAACCACGCTGCTCCGCGCCCTCACCGGAACCCTCGCACCGCTCGGGGGCGAGATCCTCCGGCCCCGCGGCCCGATCGCCTGCGGCTACGTCCCGCAGGAGCGCGATCTCGATCCCGCCTTTCCGTTCTCGGCCCTCGACGTCGTCCTGCTCGGGCGAGTCAGTCGCCTCGGGCCGGGGCGACGCCCGGCGCGCCGCGACCGGGAGATCTGCCTCGACGCGCTGACACGAGTCGGAATGACCTCACTCTCCCGCGCTCCGTTCCAGGACCTCTCGGGTGGCCAGAAGCAGCGCGTCTTGATCGCGCGCGCCCTCGCCACCGAACCCGCGATGCTGGTTCTCGACGAACCCACCAGCGGGATGGACCTCCGCGCCGAGCAGGAGATCATGGACCTCATCGCGGGTCTGCAGCGCCGCCAGCTCACGACGGTCATGGCGAGTCACAACCTCCACGCCGTTGCGCACTGGGCGAAGCGCATCGCCATCGTCGACCGCGAGCGTGAGCTGTTCCGGATCGGCGACGCCTCCGACATCCTCACCGACAAGACCCTCACCGCGCTCTACGGGCTCGACGTGCGGGTCCGGGAGGTGGATGGTCGCAGAACCATCGTGACTGGAGGTGACCCATGCTAG
- a CDS encoding response regulator transcription factor has protein sequence MENPASPKPRVLVVDDHPMVREGIRSMLSGEIEAWAEAGSGEEALKKLPELRPDLVLLDVQLPDLDGLTVLRRIKALSPTTSVLIVTMHDNPAYVQQAVKLGAAGYVLKGITRRELLAVLHAVREGESVIEPSILKRLLGEVTVESGTRAASGDTPEPLTRVEREVLALLTEGLTNREIAERLRWSLGTVKKYVQRILEKLQVSDRTQAAVEGVRRRLTG, from the coding sequence ATGGAGAACCCCGCTAGCCCGAAGCCACGCGTGTTGGTGGTCGACGACCATCCCATGGTCAGAGAGGGTATCCGGAGCATGCTGTCCGGCGAGATCGAGGCGTGGGCAGAGGCCGGGAGCGGGGAAGAAGCCCTGAAGAAATTGCCGGAGCTGAGGCCCGACCTGGTCCTGCTCGACGTCCAGCTCCCCGATCTGGACGGGCTGACCGTGCTTCGGCGGATCAAGGCGCTGTCTCCGACCACCAGCGTCCTCATCGTGACCATGCACGACAACCCCGCTTACGTGCAGCAAGCCGTCAAGCTGGGCGCCGCCGGATATGTGCTCAAGGGGATCACCCGACGCGAGCTCCTCGCGGTCCTGCACGCTGTCCGCGAGGGTGAGTCAGTCATCGAGCCTTCCATCCTGAAGCGGCTGCTCGGGGAGGTGACCGTCGAGTCCGGAACACGGGCTGCGTCGGGGGACACCCCTGAACCCCTCACCCGTGTGGAACGGGAAGTCCTCGCGCTCCTGACCGAGGGACTCACCAACAGAGAGATCGCCGAGCGACTCCGGTGGAGCCTCGGGACAGTGAAGAAGTACGTCCAACGCATCCTCGAGAAGCTTCAGGTCTCTGACCGTACGCAAGCCGCAGTCGAGGGAGTCCGGCGAAGGCTGACCGGCTAG